A single genomic interval of Rosistilla ulvae harbors:
- the thrC gene encoding threonine synthase → MLQTKPSHRKTEGIAFQKCISPSCGATYEAESVRTSCDRCGDLVDVIYDWDRGTVPTKLKDFEQFWTQRHDPLRFSGVWRFKELLPFAPDDKIVTVGEGQTLLQQAESVGQYVGMNAGQLHLQYEGMNPSGSFKDNGMCAAFTHAHMMGAKRAACASTGNTSASLAMYCAVSQLMKAVIFVGSGKIAYGKLSQALEYGALTVQIAGDFDDAMIRVKQVSDELGIYLVNSVNPFRLEGQKTIMFRVLEALQWEVPDWIVVPGGNLGNSSAFGKAFTELKELGLIDRIPRLAVINASGADTLYELYERRGVRWNGGNVDMDPIRAFYDEMDRDGAKADTIASAIEINRPVNLKKCLRALEACDGVVRQVSDQEILDAKAKVGAGGIGCEPASAASVAGAKMLRREGVIAPSDRVVCILTGHQLKDPTATVAYHTTDQAVFNDVLGSRGVQRASFANRAVALPNDLEEIIKAIRLYS, encoded by the coding sequence ATGCTCCAGACGAAACCATCGCATCGCAAGACCGAAGGAATCGCGTTTCAGAAGTGCATCTCGCCCTCCTGTGGCGCCACCTACGAGGCGGAGTCGGTGCGCACCAGTTGCGATCGATGCGGCGATCTGGTCGACGTGATCTACGATTGGGATCGCGGTACGGTTCCGACAAAGTTGAAGGACTTCGAGCAATTCTGGACACAGCGGCACGATCCGCTGCGGTTCAGCGGCGTGTGGCGGTTTAAAGAATTGCTGCCATTTGCTCCCGACGACAAGATCGTCACCGTCGGCGAAGGGCAGACGTTGCTGCAGCAGGCCGAATCGGTCGGGCAATACGTCGGCATGAACGCTGGCCAGTTGCATCTGCAGTACGAGGGGATGAACCCGTCGGGCAGTTTCAAAGACAACGGCATGTGCGCCGCCTTCACTCACGCTCACATGATGGGTGCCAAGCGAGCGGCTTGTGCCAGCACCGGCAACACCAGCGCGTCGTTGGCGATGTATTGTGCGGTCAGCCAATTGATGAAGGCGGTTATCTTCGTCGGATCGGGCAAGATCGCCTACGGCAAGCTCAGTCAGGCCTTAGAGTATGGTGCGTTAACGGTGCAGATCGCTGGCGACTTCGACGATGCGATGATCCGCGTCAAACAGGTCAGCGATGAACTGGGGATCTATCTGGTCAACAGCGTGAATCCCTTCCGGCTGGAAGGCCAGAAGACGATCATGTTCCGCGTTCTCGAAGCGTTGCAGTGGGAAGTGCCCGATTGGATCGTTGTTCCCGGCGGCAACTTGGGGAATAGCAGCGCGTTTGGCAAAGCGTTTACCGAGCTGAAGGAACTGGGGCTGATCGATCGGATTCCACGCTTGGCGGTAATCAACGCATCGGGAGCCGACACGCTGTACGAACTGTACGAACGCCGCGGCGTCCGTTGGAACGGCGGCAATGTCGACATGGATCCGATCCGTGCGTTCTACGACGAGATGGACCGCGATGGGGCCAAGGCGGACACGATCGCCAGCGCGATTGAGATCAATCGCCCGGTGAATCTGAAGAAGTGTCTGCGTGCGTTGGAAGCTTGCGATGGCGTCGTCCGGCAGGTCTCCGACCAAGAGATCCTCGACGCCAAGGCGAAGGTGGGCGCTGGCGGAATCGGTTGCGAACCGGCCAGTGCAGCAAGCGTTGCCGGAGCGAAGATGCTTCGCCGCGAAGGGGTGATCGCCCCGAGCGACCGCGTCGTCTGCATCCTGACCGGGCATCAGTTGAAAGATCCCACGGCGACCGTCGCCTATCACACGACTGACCAGGCGGTCTTTAACGACGTCTTGGGAAGCCGTGGCGTGCAGCGGGCCAGTTTCGCCAACCGAGCTGTCGCGTTGCCCAACGATCTCGAAGAGATCATCAAAGCGATCCGGCTGTATTCTTAA